In a single window of the Candidatus Eisenbacteria bacterium genome:
- a CDS encoding cation:proton antiporter, with product MSNFDLVLKLFFQLAVILAVCRLVGLVGSRLGQAQVVCEMVAGVLLGPSLLGLVAPQAQAWLFPKASMPVLYAISQVGLVLYMFMIGLEFDVGLILGRVRGAVLVSWTGVTVPLILGMLAGVALRDDADLFAPEVSVMTGALYLGAAMSITAFPMLARIIHEKGIARTRLGTLTLAAGASDDALAWCLLAVVLSQIEGSAATAVKTIAGAALYCVFMLTIGRRLLVPLGRRVQRDGGLTPPTMVTALFVLMLSAWATDAIGIYAVFGAFIAGVAMPRGAFAREVTAHVDLLTTTFFLPVFFVYSGLNTRIGLLDSAHLWGIALLVLAIAVAGKGLACLAAARAAGEAWREAITIGVLMNARGLMELIILNIGLERGVITPTLFTIMVVMALVTTLMASPLFELLYGRHVVAVGAPARAG from the coding sequence GTGTCGAACTTCGACCTCGTCCTGAAGCTCTTCTTCCAGCTCGCCGTGATCCTCGCGGTCTGTCGGCTCGTCGGCCTGGTCGGGAGCCGTCTCGGACAGGCGCAGGTCGTGTGCGAGATGGTGGCCGGCGTGCTGCTCGGGCCGTCGCTGCTGGGGCTCGTCGCGCCACAGGCGCAGGCCTGGCTCTTCCCCAAGGCGTCGATGCCCGTGCTGTACGCGATCAGCCAGGTCGGGCTGGTCCTCTACATGTTCATGATCGGCCTCGAGTTCGACGTCGGCCTCATCCTGGGGCGGGTGCGCGGCGCGGTGCTCGTCTCGTGGACGGGCGTCACGGTGCCGCTCATTCTGGGCATGCTCGCGGGCGTCGCGCTGCGCGACGACGCGGATCTGTTCGCGCCCGAGGTGAGCGTCATGACGGGAGCGCTCTACCTCGGCGCGGCCATGTCGATCACCGCCTTTCCTATGCTGGCGCGGATCATCCACGAGAAGGGCATCGCCCGCACGCGCCTCGGAACGCTGACGCTCGCGGCCGGCGCGAGCGACGACGCGCTCGCGTGGTGTCTGCTCGCCGTCGTGCTCTCCCAGATCGAGGGCTCGGCGGCGACCGCCGTCAAGACGATCGCGGGCGCGGCCCTCTATTGCGTCTTCATGCTCACCATCGGCCGCCGCCTCCTCGTCCCTCTCGGCCGGCGCGTCCAGCGCGACGGCGGGCTCACGCCCCCGACCATGGTGACGGCGCTCTTCGTGCTGATGCTCTCGGCCTGGGCGACCGACGCCATCGGCATCTACGCCGTCTTCGGCGCCTTCATCGCCGGCGTCGCCATGCCGCGCGGCGCGTTCGCCCGCGAGGTGACGGCGCACGTCGACCTGCTGACGACGACCTTCTTCCTCCCCGTGTTCTTCGTCTACTCGGGCTTGAACACGCGCATCGGGCTCCTCGACTCCGCGCACCTGTGGGGGATTGCGCTCCTCGTCCTCGCGATCGCCGTCGCGGGCAAGGGGCTCGCGTGCCTCGCCGCCGCGCGCGCCGCCGGCGAGGCCTGGCGCGAGGCGATCACGATCGGTGTCCTCATGAATGCGCGCGGCCTGATGGAGCTCATCATCCTCAACATCGGCCTCGAGCGGGGCGTCATCACGCCCACGCTCTTCACCATCATGGTGGTGATGGCGCTCGTGACGACGCTCATGGCGTCGCCGCTCTTCGAGCTCCTCTACGGGCGCCACGTGGTCGCGGTCGGGGCGCCCGCGCGGGCCGGGTGA
- a CDS encoding methylmalonyl Co-A mutase-associated GTPase MeaB, which translates to MARRDEAASARPQPDAGSVEALARELRAGNRRALAKAITLVESTRADHEASAQRLLELLLPHTGNVARVGITGAPGVGKSTFIEAFGLHLIAQGKRVAVLAVDPSSTRSGGSILGDKTRMAHLSVAPEAFIRPSPSGGSLGGVARRTREGML; encoded by the coding sequence ATGGCTCGACGCGACGAGGCCGCGAGCGCGCGCCCCCAGCCCGACGCCGGGTCGGTGGAGGCGCTGGCCCGCGAGCTGCGCGCCGGCAACCGCCGGGCGCTCGCCAAAGCGATCACGCTGGTCGAGAGCACCCGCGCCGATCACGAGGCGTCGGCGCAGCGCCTGCTCGAGCTGCTGCTCCCGCACACCGGCAACGTGGCGCGGGTCGGCATCACGGGCGCCCCGGGGGTCGGCAAGAGCACGTTCATCGAGGCCTTCGGCCTCCATCTCATCGCGCAGGGCAAACGCGTCGCCGTGCTCGCCGTCGACCCGTCGAGCACGCGCTCGGGGGGTAGCATCCTCGGTGACAAGACGCGCATGGCACACCTCTCGGTCGCGCCCGAGGCGTTCATCCGGCCGAGCCCCTCGGGCGGGTCGCTCGGGGGGGTCGCACGCCGCACGCGGGAAGGCATGCTGG
- a CDS encoding DUF4124 domain-containing protein, translating into MKQFALAVGLLVLPALVCAEDVWRWKDAQGKLHYSNISGTVPEGASAVKTQITIETDRLPGAPKGPDLVVASGSVSDAAESVPVPAKPQAKGRTWYPPAPRVYSDARLRFGCLAGTVLYNGGFSHADDIVAAFNCIPYRIGVQAWLNAARAELALRENGISVSDVLRLYGPDWGM; encoded by the coding sequence ATGAAACAGTTTGCGCTGGCAGTGGGGCTGCTCGTGCTACCGGCACTCGTGTGCGCGGAGGACGTGTGGCGTTGGAAGGACGCGCAGGGAAAGCTGCACTACTCGAACATCTCCGGGACGGTTCCGGAGGGTGCGAGCGCCGTGAAGACGCAGATCACGATCGAGACCGATCGCCTGCCGGGCGCGCCCAAGGGCCCCGACCTCGTGGTCGCGTCGGGCAGCGTCAGCGACGCCGCGGAGAGCGTTCCGGTTCCCGCGAAACCGCAGGCGAAAGGGCGTACGTGGTATCCGCCGGCGCCGCGTGTCTACAGCGATGCGCGTCTGCGGTTCGGCTGCCTCGCCGGTACCGTGCTCTACAACGGCGGCTTCTCGCACGCCGACGACATCGTGGCCGCCTTCAACTGCATCCCGTATCGCATCGGCGTCCAGGCGTGGCTGAACGCAGCCAGGGCCGAGCTCGCGCTGCGCGAGAACGGCATCAGCGTCAGCGACGTGCTGCGGCTCTACGGCCCGGACTGGGGCATGTAA
- a CDS encoding DoxX family membrane protein produces the protein MHGPRHPGIAVAGRLLFTLIFFLSGITHFTRLDHYVELMPAAIPWRPFWVAISGVVELAGAALIAVNRYARVGGWLITLFLVPVTVTVHGVAMATATDQRMADIQTSFFLKGLAMIGCALLITQLGVGSEER, from the coding sequence GTGCACGGACCTCGACATCCTGGGATCGCGGTCGCCGGTCGTCTCCTCTTCACGCTCATCTTCTTCCTCTCCGGCATCACGCACTTCACGCGCCTCGACCACTACGTGGAGCTGATGCCCGCGGCGATCCCGTGGCGGCCGTTCTGGGTCGCCATCTCGGGCGTCGTCGAGCTCGCCGGCGCGGCGCTCATCGCCGTCAATCGCTACGCGCGCGTGGGAGGCTGGCTCATCACGCTCTTCCTCGTGCCGGTCACGGTGACCGTCCACGGCGTCGCGATGGCGACCGCGACCGACCAGAGAATGGCCGACATCCAGACGTCGTTCTTCCTGAAGGGGCTGGCGATGATCGGCTGCGCGCTGCTGATCACGCAGCTCGGGGTGGGCTCGGAGGAACGCTAG
- a CDS encoding carboxymuconolactone decarboxylase family protein gives MRLAPIESTRNTVLRLLDWAFRQQFGRTLTPYQVVFARLPRTIAAQLGIYWGLGGGHGIPPELQLLLQSRVAAMNGCSFCLDIGRAMATYRGLTLEKVDAVHEWRTSALFTDAERAALAYVEEATRDRRVSDETFAALRAHFDDRQIVGITWLNAVENYFNLINGPLGIESDGLCAIADRRVATRRAPTSPELARRSA, from the coding sequence ATGCGGCTCGCACCGATCGAATCGACTCGCAACACGGTACTGCGACTTCTCGACTGGGCGTTCCGGCAGCAGTTCGGAAGAACGCTCACGCCGTATCAGGTGGTCTTCGCGCGCCTGCCGCGCACGATCGCCGCGCAACTAGGCATCTACTGGGGGCTCGGCGGCGGGCACGGCATCCCACCCGAGCTACAGCTGCTGCTGCAATCGCGCGTCGCGGCCATGAACGGGTGCAGCTTCTGCCTCGACATCGGTCGCGCCATGGCAACCTATCGAGGTCTGACCCTCGAGAAGGTCGACGCCGTGCACGAGTGGCGGACGAGCGCCCTGTTCACCGACGCCGAGCGCGCCGCGCTCGCCTACGTCGAAGAGGCCACGCGCGACCGCCGCGTCTCGGACGAGACGTTCGCGGCGCTGAGGGCGCATTTCGACGACCGGCAGATCGTCGGCATCACGTGGCTGAATGCGGTCGAGAACTACTTCAACCTGATCAACGGACCGCTGGGCATCGAGTCGGATGGTCTGTGCGCCATCGCCGATCGTCGCGTCGCCACACGTCGCGCCCCGACCTCGCCCGAGCTCGCGCGTCGGTCGGCGTGA
- a CDS encoding FAD-dependent monooxygenase, with protein MKKDVVIVGGGPGGSASAMFLIREGIKPLIIEAETFPRYHIGESMTGAAGQVMRELGFEEEMIKRKHPVKQGVNVYGQSKQGSWWVPVTGRDKNWQFFDWNTWQVRRSDSDKMMLDEARARGAEFLAGKALAPLRNDDGSVRGVKVRANDGGTLDIESEMLLDCSGQATWLANLGGITGPKYLGAYDKQIAIFSQVRGTIRDDGGTRKDHPDNTLIFYQKKYHWSWFIPLDDDVVSVGVVIPSAYFLEQKETPRQFLTRELHELHPELKRRIPEVDFVEDVHVIPNYSFQVKNFTGKGFMCIGDAHRFIDPIFSFGLTVTMREGQMAAPLIRAYLEGKGRDEANPFAAHQLECEKGIDVLEDALDCFWEHPLAFGLFVHSRYTEYMPDMFAGRIYGFEHQPSPAIDACRKILGREGQREKSYENEDIYSVPIGSRYHPERAPIWEVGSAVETTETWLGPR; from the coding sequence ATGAAAAAAGATGTCGTGATCGTTGGCGGAGGCCCCGGCGGCTCCGCGTCCGCGATGTTCCTCATCCGCGAAGGCATCAAGCCGCTCATCATCGAAGCCGAGACCTTCCCGCGCTACCACATCGGCGAATCGATGACCGGCGCGGCCGGTCAGGTCATGCGGGAGCTCGGCTTCGAAGAGGAGATGATCAAGCGCAAGCATCCGGTGAAGCAGGGCGTCAACGTCTACGGCCAGAGCAAGCAGGGTTCGTGGTGGGTTCCCGTCACCGGCCGCGACAAGAACTGGCAGTTCTTCGACTGGAACACCTGGCAGGTGCGCCGCAGCGACTCCGACAAGATGATGCTCGACGAGGCCCGCGCGCGCGGCGCCGAGTTCCTCGCCGGCAAGGCGCTGGCGCCGCTGCGCAACGACGACGGCTCGGTGCGCGGCGTGAAGGTGCGGGCCAACGACGGTGGCACGCTCGACATCGAATCCGAGATGCTCCTCGACTGCTCCGGTCAGGCCACCTGGCTGGCGAACCTGGGCGGCATCACCGGCCCGAAGTACCTGGGCGCCTACGACAAGCAGATCGCCATCTTCTCGCAGGTCCGCGGCACGATCCGCGACGACGGGGGCACGCGCAAGGACCACCCCGACAACACGCTCATCTTCTATCAGAAGAAGTACCACTGGTCGTGGTTCATCCCGCTCGACGACGACGTCGTCAGCGTGGGCGTCGTGATCCCGTCGGCCTACTTCCTCGAGCAGAAGGAGACGCCGCGGCAGTTCCTCACCCGCGAGCTCCACGAGCTGCACCCCGAGCTCAAGCGCCGCATTCCCGAGGTCGACTTCGTCGAGGACGTGCACGTCATCCCGAACTACTCCTTCCAGGTGAAGAACTTCACCGGCAAGGGGTTCATGTGCATCGGCGACGCGCACCGCTTCATCGACCCCATCTTCTCGTTCGGTCTCACGGTGACGATGCGCGAGGGGCAGATGGCGGCACCGCTCATCCGCGCGTACCTCGAAGGGAAGGGGCGCGACGAGGCGAATCCGTTCGCCGCGCATCAGCTCGAGTGCGAGAAGGGAATCGACGTGCTCGAGGACGCGCTCGACTGCTTCTGGGAGCACCCGCTCGCCTTCGGCCTGTTCGTCCACAGCCGCTACACCGAGTACATGCCCGACATGTTCGCCGGCCGGATCTACGGCTTCGAGCACCAGCCGTCGCCCGCCATCGACGCGTGCCGGAAGATTCTCGGACGCGAGGGCCAGCGAGAGAAATCCTACGAGAACGAGGACATCTACTCGGTGCCGATCGGCTCGCGGTATCATCCGGAGCGGGCGCCGATCTGGGAGGTGGGCTCGGCGGTCGAGACGACGGAGACCTGGCTCGGCCCGCGCTGA
- a CDS encoding right-handed parallel beta-helix repeat-containing protein, which yields MVLHPHWSQCIWLLSTVAVVLWATLARAATFTVSNTNASGGGSLAQAIMDANGASDLDTIEFAIPGGGVPTIVASLPAITQPVTIDGTTQSGGFVELRNGGGTALTINGNGSIVRGMVLNSSTTGVALGAAAGGNTITGCRIGTDPTGTMALANQIGVFIQNPSGGNNTISNNLISGNTQTGVSILGNDNVVIGNVIGLDVTQADGIGGGTGVLVNVGTGNRIGGTQPGEGNVIAGLTGSGLSLANTTVANTVVQGNRIGTNAAGDTGLGMSGGVNIASVTGTGNVIGGPDPGAGNLIVASSSTGMQVLNSSNITIQGNTIGTAALPNASHGVDMVGADGNLLEDNLIGGNAQAGVNFRSGADGNTLRGNEITGNGAAGIAISGGQRDHFTENAIHDNGGLAIDLGVTGVNPNDPQDADVAPGHNDAQNYPVLSTVSASQVTGSLNSTPDTSFTVELFANLSCDASGNGEGRTFLGAIQLMTDASGDGGVMFALPPEVAGQFITATATDPNGNTSEFSACTGAVPTTTTTTSPTTTSTQPTTSTTTTTSTTSTTTTVPSTTTTTTSSTTTTSTTSTTATTTTVASTTTTTTSSTTTTSTTSTTNTSSSVTSSSAPPTTTTSRSTTTTTTLGGTCATEPVAPTFRSLNCRLAALLDQVVAASDLGSFQGRLRRLLEKAKEHEEQAEESCRTPDTRRSRKLLKQAFRDTMKVTQALRSLRARKSLAPTLRGQLLEAANGIQADLRRLKLGVHCPQDAG from the coding sequence ATGGTGCTTCATCCGCATTGGTCGCAGTGCATCTGGTTGCTGTCGACGGTGGCGGTCGTGTTGTGGGCGACCCTTGCCCGCGCGGCAACGTTCACCGTGAGCAACACGAATGCGAGCGGCGGCGGCTCGCTCGCCCAGGCGATCATGGACGCGAACGGCGCTTCCGACCTCGACACGATCGAGTTCGCCATCCCGGGCGGGGGCGTGCCGACCATCGTGGCGTCGTTGCCGGCAATCACGCAGCCGGTGACCATCGACGGCACGACGCAGTCGGGCGGCTTCGTCGAGCTTCGCAACGGTGGCGGGACCGCCCTCACCATCAACGGCAACGGCAGCATCGTCCGCGGCATGGTCCTGAACTCCTCGACCACGGGCGTCGCCCTCGGCGCGGCCGCCGGCGGCAACACCATCACCGGGTGTCGGATCGGAACCGATCCCACGGGGACCATGGCGCTCGCGAACCAAATCGGGGTGTTCATCCAGAACCCCTCGGGCGGCAACAACACGATCTCGAACAACCTCATCTCCGGCAACACCCAGACCGGCGTCAGCATCCTCGGCAACGACAACGTCGTCATCGGCAACGTCATCGGGCTCGACGTGACGCAGGCGGACGGCATCGGCGGCGGCACCGGCGTCCTGGTCAACGTCGGCACGGGCAATCGCATCGGCGGCACGCAGCCCGGCGAGGGCAACGTCATCGCAGGATTGACGGGAAGCGGCCTCAGCCTCGCGAACACGACGGTCGCGAACACGGTCGTCCAGGGGAACCGCATCGGCACGAACGCCGCGGGCGATACGGGGCTCGGCATGTCGGGCGGCGTCAACATCGCGAGCGTCACCGGCACCGGCAACGTGATCGGCGGCCCGGACCCGGGAGCGGGCAACCTGATCGTCGCCTCGAGCAGCACCGGCATGCAGGTCTTGAACTCGAGCAACATCACGATCCAGGGCAACACGATCGGCACGGCTGCGCTCCCCAACGCATCACACGGTGTCGACATGGTGGGCGCGGACGGCAACCTGCTCGAGGACAACCTCATCGGCGGCAACGCACAGGCGGGTGTCAACTTCCGCTCGGGGGCGGACGGCAATACGCTTCGGGGCAACGAGATCACCGGCAACGGCGCTGCTGGTATCGCCATCAGCGGTGGGCAGCGCGACCACTTCACCGAGAACGCCATCCACGACAACGGCGGGCTGGCGATCGATCTCGGAGTAACCGGGGTCAACCCGAACGACCCCCAGGACGCCGATGTCGCCCCCGGTCACAACGACGCGCAGAACTACCCGGTGCTGTCGACGGTGTCCGCTTCGCAGGTGACCGGGTCGCTCAACAGCACGCCCGATACCTCCTTCACCGTCGAGCTATTCGCGAACCTCTCGTGCGACGCGAGCGGCAACGGCGAGGGCAGGACGTTCCTCGGCGCCATCCAGCTCATGACCGACGCTTCGGGCGACGGCGGCGTCATGTTCGCGCTGCCGCCCGAGGTCGCAGGCCAGTTCATTACCGCCACCGCGACCGACCCGAACGGGAACACCTCGGAATTCTCCGCCTGCACCGGTGCCGTGCCGACCACCACGACGACGACGAGCCCCACGACGACCTCCACGCAGCCGACGACCTCGACGACGACCACGACCAGCACGACCTCCACGACCACGACGGTACCGTCCACGACCACCACCACGACCTCGAGCACCACGACGACGTCGACGACGTCCACGACCGCGACGACCACGACGGTAGCGTCCACGACCACCACCACGACCTCGAGCACCACGACCACGTCGACGACGTCCACGACCAACACGTCGAGCAGCGTGACCTCGTCTTCGGCGCCGCCCACGACGACCACGAGCAGGAGCACGACCACCACCACCACGCTCGGAGGGACGTGTGCGACCGAGCCGGTCGCGCCCACTTTCCGCTCCCTCAACTGCCGGCTCGCCGCGCTCCTCGATCAGGTGGTTGCGGCGTCCGACCTGGGGTCGTTTCAGGGCCGCCTGCGCCGACTGCTCGAGAAGGCCAAGGAGCACGAGGAGCAGGCCGAGGAGTCATGCCGCACGCCGGATACGCGCCGCTCCAGGAAGCTCTTGAAGCAGGCGTTCCGGGACACGATGAAGGTGACGCAAGCGCTCCGCTCGCTGCGGGCGAGGAAATCGCTCGCGCCGACGCTGCGCGGTCAGCTGCTCGAGGCGGCGAACGGCATCCAGGCCGATCTCCGCCGGCTCAAGCTCGGTGTCCATTGCCCGCAGGACGCGGGGTAG